The genomic stretch TGTTTTTAAAGAAATTTAAAGAGGGGAAAGGTCGGACGCTCCGTGAAACAAACCGTGTCAATATTCTGCTTTTGTGCCACAGGGGCAAACGCGAAAAAGACATTTCCGAATTTCTGGAAGTCACGACTGATACTATCTGGAGAATCAAAAAGAGATATACTGAAGGGGGCGTGAAAAAGGCCATAGAGGAGAGCCCGAG from Candidatus Peregrinibacteria bacterium encodes the following:
- a CDS encoding helix-turn-helix domain-containing protein is translated as MKKIKIILSSDEILFLKKFKEGKGRTLRETNRVNILLLCHRGKREKDISEFLEVTTDTIWRIKKRYTEGGVKKAIEESP